A single region of the Oxyura jamaicensis isolate SHBP4307 breed ruddy duck chromosome 6, BPBGC_Ojam_1.0, whole genome shotgun sequence genome encodes:
- the CDK1 gene encoding cyclin-dependent kinase 1, whose product MDDYTKIEKIGEGTYGVVYKGRHKTTGQVVAMKKIRLENEEEGVPSTAIREISLLKELQHPNIVCLQDVLMQDSRLYLIFEFLSMDLKKYLDTIPSGQYLDRSRVKSYLYQILQGIVFCHSRRVLHRDLKPQNLLIDDKGVIKLADFGLARAFGIPVRVYTHEVVTLWYRSPEVLLGSARYSTPIDIWSIGTIFAELATKKPLFHGDSEIDQLFRIFRALGTPNNEVWPDVESLQDYKNTFPKWKPGSLETHVKNLDEDGLDLLSKMLIYDPAKRISGKMALNHPYFDDLDKSTLPANLIKKF is encoded by the exons ATGGACGACTACACCAAAATAGAGAAGATCGGGGAAG gTACCTATGGCGTTGTATATAAAGGTCGGCACAAAACCACAGGCCAAGTGGttgcaatgaagaaaatacGTCTAGAAAATGAGGAGGAAGGTGTTCCAAGTACTGCTATCCGAGAAATTTCCTTATTAAAAGAGCTGCAACATCCCAATATAGTCTG TCTTCAGGATGTTCTTATGCAGGATTCAAGACTGTACCTCATTTTTGAATTCCTTTCCATGGATCTTAAGAAATACTTGGATACTATTCCATCTGGACAGTATTTGGATCGTTCACGTGTTAAG AGTTACCTGTATCAAATCTTGCAAGGTATTGTCTTCTGCCATTCAAGACGAGTTCTGCACAGAGACTTAAAGCCTCAGAATCTTCTAATAGATGACAAGGGAGTGATTAAACTGGCAGACTTCGGATTGGCTCGAGCCTTTGGAATTCCAGTGCGGGTATACACTCATGAA GTAGTGACACTGTGGTACAGGTCTCCAGAGGTATTGCTAGGATCTGCTCGTTACTCTACTCCCATAGATATATGGAGCATTGGTACCATATTTGCTGAGCTGGCAACTAAAAAGCCGCTTTTCCATGGGGACTCAGAGATTGACCAGCTCTTCAGAATCTTCAG AGCTTTAGGGACACCCAACAATGAAGTATGGCCTGATGTGGAATCCCTGCAAGACTACAAAAACACGTTCCCTAAATGGAAACCTGGCAGCCTGGAAACACACGTCAAAAACTTAGATGAAGATGGGCTTGATCTACTGTCT aaaatgttaatttatgaTCCTGCAAAAAGGATTTCTGGTAAAATGGCGTTGAACCATCCATACTTCGATGACTTGGATAAATCTACCCTTCCTGCTAATCTGATTAAGAAATTCTAA